The proteins below come from a single Diceros bicornis minor isolate mBicDic1 chromosome 3, mDicBic1.mat.cur, whole genome shotgun sequence genomic window:
- the LOC131400058 gene encoding plexin-A4-like, producing MKAMPWKWTCLLSHLLMVGMGSSTLLPRQPPPLSQKRSFVTFRGEPAEGFNHLVVDERTGHIYLGAVNRIYKLSSDLKVLVTHQTGPDEDNPKCYPPRIVQTCNEPLATTNNVNKMLLIDYKENRLIACGSLYQGICKLLRLEDLFKLGEPFHKKEHYLSGVNESGSVFGVIVSYSNLDDKLFIATAVDGKPEYFPTISSRKLTKNSEADGMFAYVFHDEFVASMIKIPSDTFTVIPDFDIYYVYGFSSGNFVYFLTLQPEMVSPPGSTTKEQVYTSKLVRLCKEDTAFNSYVEVPIGCERGGVEYRLLQAAYLSKAGAMLARTLGVHSEDDLLFTVFSKGQKRKMKSLDESALCIFILKQINDRIKERLQSCYRGEGTLDLAWLKVKDIPCSSALLTIDDNFCGLDMNAPLGVSEMVRGIPVFTEDRDRMTSVIAYVYKNHSLAFVGTKSGKLKKKLGGFRGPWPFSSAGGSYPCRTILLPTSAQASHFSELELAP from the exons ATGAAAGCCATGCCTTGGAAGTGGACTTGCCTGCTCTCCCATCTCCTGATGGTGGGGATGGgctcctccactctgctcccccgGCAGCCACCCCCGCTGTCCCAGAAGCGGTCTTTTGTCACATTCCGCGGGGAGCCAGCTGAGGGCTTCAACCACCTGGTGGTGGATGAGAGGACAGGGCACATTTACTTGGGGGCTGTCAACCGGATCTACAAGCTCTCCAGTGACCTGAAGGTCTTGGTGACCCACCAGACAGGGCCAGATGAGGACAACCCCAAGTGTTACCCACCCCGCATCGTCCAGACATGCAACGAGCCCCTGGCCACGACCAACAACGTCAACAAGATGCTCCTGATAGACTACAAGGAGAACAGGCTGATTGCTTGTGGGAGCCTGTATCAAGGCATCTGCAAGCTCCTGAGGCTGGAGGACCTTTTCAAGCTGGGGGAGCCCTTTCACAAGAAGGAACACTACCTGTCGGGAGTCAACGAGAGTGGCTCGGTCTTTGGAGTGATCGTCTCCTACAGCAACCTGGACGACAAGCTCTTCATTGCCACCGCAGTGGATGGGAAGCCAGAGTATTTCCCTACCATCTCCAGCCGGAAGCTGACCAAGAACTCGGAGGCAGATGGCATGTTCGCTTATGTCTTCCATGATGAGTTTGTGGCCTCGATGATTAAGATCCCTTCCGACACCTTCACCGTCATCCCTGACTTTGATATCTACTATGTCTATGGCTTCAGCAGTGGCAACTTTGTCTACTTTTTGACCCTTCAGCCTGAGATGGTGTCTCCCCCAGGCTCCACCACAAAGGAACAGGTTTATACGTCCAAGCTTGTGAGGCTTTGCAAGGAGGACACTGCCTTCAACTCCTATGTGGAGGTGCCCATCGGCTGTGAGCGCGGTGGAGTGGAGTACCGCTTGCTGCAGGCTGCCTACCTGTCCAAAGCCGGGGCCATGCTTGCCCGGACCCTCGGAGTCCATTCAGAGGATGATCTCCTCTTCACTGTCTTCTCCAAGGGCCAGAAGCGGAAAATGAAATCCCTGGATGAGTCGGCCCTGTGCATCTTCATCTTGAAGCAGATCAACGACCGCATTAAGGAGCGGTTGCAGTCCTGCTACCGGGGCGAGGGCACGCTGGACCTGGCCTGGCTCAAGGTGAAGGACATTCCCTGCAGCAGCGCG CTCTTAACCATTGATGATAACTTCTGTGGCCTGGATATGAATGCCCCCCTGGGCGTGTCTGAGATGGTGCGTGGCATTCCTGTCTTCACGGAGGACAGGGACCGCATGACTTCTGTCATTGCATACGTCTACAAGAATCACTCTCTGGCTTTCGTGGGCACCAAAAGTGGCAAGCTGAAGAAG AAGCTTGGTGGCTTCAGGGGCCCTTGGCCCTTCAGCAGTGCTGGGGGCTCCTATCCATGCAGGACTATTCTCTTGCCCACCTCTGCTCAGGCTTCTCATTTCAGTGAGTTGGAGCTGGCCCCATAG